One genomic segment of Coriobacteriia bacterium includes these proteins:
- a CDS encoding undecaprenyl-diphosphate phosphatase: MDPITMLVELLKTAFLGLVEGITEWLPISSTGHMILVDEFVKLDVTTEFWNMFLVVIQLGAILSVVVQFFRELNPFAPSKGADGRRDTWVLWGKIILGCIPAAVIGLPLNDFMEEHLYNSYVVAAMLIVYGVAFILIETWRARRMRSSAEGQLGLGARPAGAHFAGGAAAVGADDSEGTDFGRITSLDDMSWKTALGIGCFQVLSLVPGTSRSGSTIIGGLLLGTTRAVATKFTFFLAIPVMLGASLLKIVKFLLGGNAMTGFEWAVMGVGLVVAFVTSLLAINWLTGFVRRHDFKPFGVYRIVLGVIVLAYFLIAH; encoded by the coding sequence ATGGATCCCATCACGATGCTCGTCGAGCTGCTCAAGACCGCGTTCCTCGGCCTGGTCGAGGGCATCACCGAGTGGTTGCCCATCTCGTCGACGGGTCACATGATCCTCGTTGACGAGTTCGTCAAGCTTGATGTCACGACCGAGTTCTGGAACATGTTCCTCGTCGTCATCCAGCTCGGCGCCATCCTTTCCGTCGTCGTGCAGTTCTTCAGGGAGCTCAACCCCTTCGCGCCGAGTAAGGGCGCCGACGGTCGTCGTGACACGTGGGTGCTGTGGGGCAAGATCATCCTGGGCTGTATCCCCGCCGCCGTCATCGGCCTGCCGCTCAACGACTTCATGGAGGAGCACCTGTACAACTCCTATGTCGTCGCGGCCATGCTCATCGTATACGGCGTCGCGTTCATCCTCATCGAGACGTGGCGCGCTCGCCGCATGCGCTCCTCTGCCGAGGGACAGCTCGGCCTCGGCGCCCGTCCGGCCGGCGCTCACTTTGCGGGTGGCGCCGCAGCTGTTGGCGCGGACGACTCCGAGGGCACAGACTTCGGCCGCATCACGAGCCTCGACGACATGAGCTGGAAGACGGCACTGGGCATCGGCTGCTTCCAGGTGCTGTCGCTCGTCCCTGGCACGTCGCGCTCGGGCTCCACGATCATCGGCGGCCTGCTGCTGGGCACGACGCGCGCCGTCGCCACGAAGTTCACGTTCTTCCTGGCCATTCCCGTCATGCTGGGTGCGAGCCTGCTCAAGATCGTCAAGTTCCTGCTCGGCGGCAACGCCATGACGGGCTTCGAGTGGGCCGTCATGGGCGTGGGCCTCGTCGTGGCGTTCGTGACGTCGCTGCTCGCCATCAACTGGCTGACGGGCTTCGTGCGCCGGCATGACTTCAAGCCGTTCGGCGTCTACCGCATCGTGCTGGGCGTCATCGTGCTCGCGTACTTCCTCATCGCGCACTAG
- a CDS encoding AzlC family ABC transporter permease: MTGGDEKEKRGETEHGGVRMRALRCALPYSLPIGAGFFFLALSYGFLMASKGFAVWYPLAMSALIYTGTMEFVTVNLLLSAFAPVSAFVLAVVVGARHLFYGLSMLERYRGLGWKKPYLIFALCDETFAVNSSAEIPANVDRGWFMLWVTLLNQLWWVGGAVCGAVAGQFVNINTEGIEFVLTALFVCVFVDQWIKEKNHVPAIVGVVVSIVCLIVLGPDAFIIPAMVAMVAIFGLQYLRQKPGAGRPVPVECAGADACSWSRSSADASEPEGDEKRGGDVR; encoded by the coding sequence ATGACGGGAGGCGACGAAAAGGAGAAGAGAGGCGAGACCGAGCACGGCGGCGTCCGTATGCGAGCACTGCGCTGCGCCCTGCCATACAGCCTGCCCATCGGCGCTGGGTTCTTCTTCCTGGCACTGTCGTACGGCTTCCTGATGGCGAGCAAGGGTTTCGCGGTATGGTACCCGCTGGCTATGAGCGCGCTCATCTATACGGGCACAATGGAGTTCGTGACGGTCAATCTTCTGCTCTCGGCCTTTGCTCCGGTGTCAGCGTTCGTGCTGGCCGTCGTTGTCGGCGCACGCCACCTGTTCTACGGTCTGTCGATGTTGGAACGCTATCGGGGCCTGGGCTGGAAGAAGCCCTATCTCATCTTCGCGCTGTGTGATGAGACGTTTGCGGTCAACAGCTCCGCCGAGATACCGGCCAACGTGGACCGCGGCTGGTTCATGCTGTGGGTGACGCTGCTCAACCAGCTGTGGTGGGTGGGCGGTGCTGTGTGCGGGGCCGTGGCCGGGCAGTTCGTCAACATCAACACCGAGGGCATCGAGTTCGTGCTGACGGCGCTGTTCGTGTGCGTGTTCGTTGACCAGTGGATCAAGGAGAAGAACCACGTGCCCGCTATTGTGGGCGTCGTCGTGTCCATCGTGTGCCTCATTGTGCTGGGGCCTGACGCGTTCATCATTCCGGCCATGGTCGCGATGGTGGCGATCTTTGGCCTGCAGTACCTACGCCAGAAACCCGGTGCCGGCCGCCCTGTCCCTGTCGAGTGCGCTGGCGCCGACGCATGCTCATGGTCCAGGTCGTCTGCGGATGCGTCTGAACCCGAAGGCGACGAGAAGCGCGGGGGCGATGTTCGATGA
- a CDS encoding AzlD domain-containing protein produces MTMSTAQAVVTIAAVVLGTMLTRFLPFIVFRGDAEPPRFVRYLGAVLPYAVMGLLIVYSLRTTDVLGGSHGIPELIAVAAVVLVHAWKRNMLLSMIVGTVLYMVLVQVVFA; encoded by the coding sequence ATGACCATGAGCACGGCACAAGCCGTTGTCACGATCGCTGCGGTCGTCCTGGGTACGATGCTGACGCGCTTTTTGCCGTTCATCGTGTTTCGTGGCGACGCCGAGCCTCCGAGGTTCGTGCGCTATCTGGGTGCCGTCCTGCCTTATGCCGTCATGGGTCTGCTGATCGTGTATTCGCTGCGCACGACTGACGTGCTGGGCGGAAGCCACGGCATCCCCGAGCTTATCGCCGTGGCCGCTGTCGTTCTCGTCCACGCGTGGAAGCGAAACATGCTGCTGTCCATGATCGTCGGCACGGTGCTGTATATGGTGCTTGTGCAGGTTGTGTTTGCGTAG
- a CDS encoding uracil-DNA glycosylase, with amino-acid sequence MRSDENVQAWLAEAPADVVETTARLLERVADLRADQDIYPPQDDILNALAWTSPREVSVVILGQDPYHEPGQAMGLSFSVPEDCKIPPSLRNIYKELATDLGCPAPTSGDLTPWAEQGVLLLNTTLTVRAHAANSHSKLGWQVLTHHVVRRCMELPQPVVFLAWGRPSATLIESARQHVHATGDDAALATKFVLASTHPSPLSANRAAADMPAFMGSRPFSRANHLLSEHGANPIDWRRVG; translated from the coding sequence ATGAGAAGCGACGAGAACGTCCAGGCCTGGCTTGCGGAGGCTCCCGCCGACGTCGTCGAGACAACGGCCCGGCTGTTGGAACGCGTCGCGGACCTGCGCGCCGATCAGGACATCTATCCGCCCCAGGACGACATCCTCAACGCGCTCGCCTGGACGTCGCCGCGTGAGGTGAGCGTCGTCATTCTGGGGCAGGACCCCTACCACGAGCCGGGGCAGGCCATGGGTCTCTCGTTCTCCGTGCCTGAAGACTGCAAGATCCCGCCGAGCCTGCGCAACATCTACAAGGAGCTGGCGACCGACCTGGGCTGCCCCGCACCCACGAGCGGAGACCTCACGCCGTGGGCCGAGCAGGGCGTGCTGCTGCTCAACACGACGCTAACCGTGCGCGCGCACGCCGCCAACTCCCACAGCAAGCTCGGCTGGCAAGTACTCACACACCACGTCGTGCGCCGCTGCATGGAGCTGCCACAGCCCGTCGTGTTCCTGGCGTGGGGCCGCCCAAGCGCCACCCTTATCGAAAGCGCCCGGCAACATGTGCACGCGACCGGCGATGACGCGGCCCTCGCCACGAAGTTCGTGCTCGCCTCAACGCACCCCTCGCCGCTCTCGGCCAATCGCGCCGCCGCCGACATGCCGGCCTTCATGGGCTCGCGGCCGTTCTCGCGGGCCAACCACCTGCTGAGCGAGCACGGCGCGAACCCCATCGACTGGCGGCGTGTCGGATAA
- a CDS encoding MATE family efflux transporter: MLSGSLWKAIPLFALPVAATSILEQLSNLIGIVVIGQLSGPGGTVGMAAVGSNTPIASLLVNLFIGIALGSNVVIANAVGRGDRRTVSKAVHTSVLMALIGLVVIAFGEVVARPLLVLLNCAPEALDEAVLYLRIYLLGMPSILLYNFEAAIFRSVGITKMPLQALALSTLLSVALDLLFVPVLGWGVAGVALSAVICYTVSAAVLFARLLTTTSAVRVELRLLRIDGAVLKRIVKIGMPAGLQSAVFSISNIIIQGAINSLGTEVMAASSAALSLEFVSYSLLSSFCQACTTFVGQNFGAGQLPRCRQTLKVCLVEGAIVTAALVGFMIAFGRIVLALFNADPAVVEIGYVRVCMIFPAYFFSMTYENISGYLRGFGISLLPAALTTLGVCGIRILWVAFVFPPNQTFENIMLVYPISLGTTALLLVGALLFCRPARVYEGQGRAVLAKETNA; encoded by the coding sequence ATGCTCTCGGGCTCGCTGTGGAAGGCCATCCCGCTGTTCGCCCTGCCCGTCGCCGCCACGAGCATCCTTGAGCAGCTGTCCAACCTCATCGGCATCGTCGTCATCGGCCAGCTTTCGGGCCCCGGTGGCACGGTAGGCATGGCAGCCGTCGGCTCGAACACGCCCATCGCGAGCCTGCTCGTCAACCTGTTCATCGGCATCGCGCTAGGCAGCAACGTCGTCATCGCCAACGCCGTCGGCCGAGGCGACCGGCGCACCGTTTCGAAGGCTGTGCACACGTCCGTGCTCATGGCGCTCATCGGCCTCGTCGTCATCGCGTTCGGGGAGGTGGTGGCACGCCCTCTGCTCGTCCTTCTGAACTGCGCGCCGGAAGCACTGGACGAGGCCGTGCTCTACCTGCGCATCTACCTGCTCGGCATGCCCTCCATCCTGCTGTATAACTTCGAGGCCGCCATATTCCGCAGCGTTGGCATCACGAAGATGCCTCTGCAGGCGCTCGCCCTGTCCACGCTGCTCTCCGTCGCGCTCGACCTGCTGTTCGTCCCCGTGCTCGGCTGGGGCGTCGCCGGCGTGGCCCTCTCGGCCGTCATCTGCTACACCGTGAGCGCCGCCGTCCTGTTCGCCCGCCTGCTCACGACGACGTCGGCTGTCCGCGTCGAGCTGCGCCTGCTGCGCATCGACGGCGCCGTCCTCAAGCGCATCGTCAAGATCGGCATGCCTGCCGGCCTGCAGAGCGCCGTCTTCTCCATCTCGAACATCATCATCCAGGGCGCCATCAACAGCCTGGGCACCGAGGTCATGGCCGCCTCGAGCGCCGCGCTCAGCCTCGAGTTCGTGAGCTACAGCCTGCTGTCGTCGTTCTGCCAGGCCTGCACGACGTTCGTCGGCCAGAACTTCGGCGCCGGCCAGCTCCCCCGCTGCCGGCAGACGCTCAAGGTGTGTCTCGTCGAGGGCGCCATCGTGACGGCGGCGCTTGTCGGCTTCATGATCGCGTTCGGGCGCATCGTGCTCGCGCTTTTCAACGCCGACCCCGCCGTCGTCGAGATCGGCTACGTGCGCGTCTGCATGATCTTCCCCGCGTACTTCTTCAGCATGACGTACGAGAACATCTCAGGCTACCTGCGCGGCTTTGGCATCTCGCTGTTGCCTGCCGCCCTGACGACGCTCGGCGTGTGCGGCATTCGCATTCTATGGGTTGCGTTCGTGTTCCCGCCCAACCAGACGTTCGAGAACATCATGCTCGTCTACCCCATCAGCCTCGGCACTACAGCCCTACTGCTCGTGGGTGCCCTGCTGTTTTGTCGACCTGCGCGTGTTTACGAGGGACAGGGCCGCGCCGTGCTAGCAAAGGAGACAAACGCATGA
- a CDS encoding DUF4190 and DUF4352 domain-containing protein, with translation MTSSARPLSAMAVAGLVLGILALLTSFLPVVNNGSFLLALLGTVFSAVGIVGAARGRRSGKGLAIAAAVLNVLSFVIVLATQSMYSAALEEASKSLQGPDVAATSAPSTSASNGDSVAQAVDLALGTTITLDSGLTVGVDEMRTDLASYDGSPVTAVRVSYVNGGTASESFSNLIDWKGEDAQGAQRNATIYIGEGDAGEALDSGSLAAGGSASGWIYFDGTLNKVLYYANVFDDSATASWLVG, from the coding sequence ATGACTTCATCCGCTCGCCCCCTGTCCGCCATGGCCGTTGCCGGTCTCGTGCTGGGCATTCTCGCGCTGCTCACGTCGTTTCTCCCCGTTGTTAACAACGGCTCGTTCCTGCTCGCCCTGCTCGGCACCGTGTTTTCAGCCGTGGGCATTGTGGGGGCAGCTCGCGGCAGGAGGTCGGGGAAGGGCCTTGCCATAGCGGCGGCAGTTCTGAACGTTCTGTCGTTCGTCATCGTGCTTGCGACGCAGAGCATGTACAGTGCGGCCCTCGAGGAGGCGTCAAAGAGCCTCCAGGGGCCTGACGTGGCAGCGACGTCGGCTCCAAGTACCTCTGCCTCGAACGGGGACTCGGTAGCGCAGGCGGTTGACCTGGCCCTTGGCACGACGATTACGCTTGACTCCGGTCTGACGGTCGGCGTGGACGAGATGCGGACCGACCTGGCAAGCTACGATGGTTCGCCTGTGACGGCCGTACGCGTGTCCTACGTGAACGGCGGGACCGCATCCGAGAGCTTCAGCAATCTGATTGACTGGAAGGGCGAGGATGCTCAGGGCGCTCAGCGCAACGCGACGATATACATTGGCGAGGGCGACGCGGGGGAGGCGCTTGACTCCGGCTCGCTTGCGGCGGGCGGCTCGGCTTCTGGCTGGATCTACTTTGATGGAACGCTGAACAAGGTCCTGTATTATGCGAACGTGTTTGATGACAGCGCAACTGCATCATGGCTTGTCGGCTAG
- a CDS encoding XRE family transcriptional regulator has product MAEPLTEQLLEELLSAPSADAYLAEHAPVARTLAAYLQELLEEKRLQRSQVVRMANLNETFGYQIFTGARNPSRDKVLQIAFAMALTLRETNRALCAAGVSELYCKDRRDAIIIFCLDRACSLQKVNEELYRFGERTIC; this is encoded by the coding sequence GTGGCTGAGCCTCTGACGGAACAACTGCTCGAAGAGCTGCTGAGCGCGCCGAGTGCTGATGCGTACCTGGCTGAGCACGCGCCTGTTGCGCGGACGCTCGCGGCCTATCTCCAGGAGCTGCTTGAGGAAAAACGCCTCCAGCGCAGCCAGGTTGTGCGTATGGCCAACCTCAACGAGACGTTCGGCTATCAGATATTCACGGGCGCTCGCAATCCGTCGCGCGACAAGGTGTTGCAGATCGCGTTCGCCATGGCGCTGACGCTGCGCGAGACGAATCGCGCGCTGTGCGCGGCCGGCGTCTCTGAGCTGTACTGTAAGGATCGCCGCGACGCCATTATCATCTTCTGCCTTGATCGCGCCTGCTCGCTGCAGAAAGTCAACGAGGAACTTTATCGCTTTGGGGAGCGGACGATCTGCTAG
- a CDS encoding protein kinase, with translation MGAMRYDDHIESDAAAPSSTCDDPFIVECVLKESPVELTQLVRARADMPHAAEVSPGVLYVRKRIARASGLGTAYRTVCQAQQEGANLPHLPRVVTYREEQDALIVLLSYALGGTLRELAEGTPLALRPHLAAAVFPELCAAASELHESCGQPLVHRDLTPSNVIVDPADLKSVTLIDLGIARAHRDGAQADTTHFGTKPYAPPEQYGFGQTDVRTDVYALGMTLFFCLTGRDPESQDREAGFAAPGVSGQMREVIVRATALDPAERYGSARELSAAFGRALSGAVGQGKPSGCGMSPAAVGDAPRRGRRRPPSKLGVLFARVPRWAGRVWNVALLLAYVLLLTGIVHAIVEPTPDNARWPFWFLVYCYAVFLNVGFLVLLYLLADRRDVRSLVRPLRDVTVGREMLVGLAILLVDFAVAVTLATVLHSFGLM, from the coding sequence ATGGGCGCCATGAGATACGACGATCACATAGAGAGCGACGCGGCTGCCCCGTCTTCTACGTGCGACGATCCCTTCATCGTGGAGTGCGTGCTGAAGGAGTCGCCCGTCGAGCTGACGCAGCTCGTGCGGGCGCGCGCCGATATGCCGCATGCCGCGGAAGTTTCGCCCGGTGTGTTGTACGTGCGCAAGCGCATTGCGCGTGCCAGCGGTCTGGGCACGGCGTATCGCACGGTGTGCCAGGCCCAGCAGGAGGGGGCGAACCTGCCTCATCTTCCGCGCGTTGTTACCTACCGTGAGGAACAAGACGCGCTCATCGTTCTGCTGTCGTATGCCCTCGGCGGGACGCTGCGCGAGCTCGCCGAGGGCACGCCTCTCGCCCTGCGCCCCCACCTGGCGGCCGCCGTGTTTCCCGAGCTATGCGCCGCCGCGTCGGAGCTACACGAAAGCTGCGGGCAACCCCTTGTTCACCGTGATCTCACGCCGTCGAACGTCATCGTCGATCCGGCGGACCTGAAGAGCGTCACTCTCATCGACCTCGGCATAGCACGGGCGCATCGCGATGGCGCGCAGGCGGATACGACGCACTTTGGGACGAAGCCCTATGCGCCGCCCGAGCAGTACGGTTTTGGACAGACCGATGTGCGAACGGATGTCTATGCGCTGGGCATGACGCTGTTCTTTTGCCTGACGGGGCGCGACCCCGAGTCGCAAGACCGCGAGGCGGGCTTTGCTGCTCCGGGCGTGAGCGGGCAGATGCGAGAGGTCATCGTCCGCGCTACGGCGCTCGATCCTGCGGAGCGCTACGGTTCTGCTCGCGAGCTCTCGGCTGCTTTTGGCCGGGCGCTGTCGGGCGCTGTTGGGCAGGGGAAGCCGAGCGGGTGTGGGATGTCGCCTGCTGCTGTTGGAGATGCACCCCGGCGCGGCCGGCGACGTCCACCGTCTAAGCTCGGCGTCCTGTTTGCGCGCGTGCCACGCTGGGCGGGGCGCGTGTGGAACGTTGCCCTGCTGCTGGCATATGTTCTGCTGCTGACGGGCATCGTGCACGCCATCGTGGAGCCTACGCCAGATAACGCGCGCTGGCCGTTCTGGTTTCTCGTCTACTGCTACGCCGTGTTTCTCAACGTGGGCTTTCTGGTGCTGCTGTACCTTTTGGCGGATCGCCGTGACGTGCGCTCTCTCGTACGGCCTCTGCGCGATGTCACAGTGGGGCGCGAGATGCTTGTTGGCTTGGCGATCTTGCTGGTCGATTTCGCCGTGGCTGTCACGCTGGCGACGGTGCTGCACTCCTTCGGGCTCATGTAG
- a CDS encoding response regulator transcription factor produces the protein MRILIVEDEIELLQDIAKGLSLKGYAVDRAVNGKIGYQMAVDEEYDVIVLDLNLPEMDGLSVLRELQKENRQAKVLILSANSELDSKLSGFELGASDYLTKPFHFAELEARIRVLLNREFVQQPSCLTYKEISLNTMSRAAEIDGRPVDLTAKELSILEYFLLNQGRLITQQELIDHVWNGDADPFSNSVRVHLSALRKKLKAVLGHDPIQTKIGEGYRLC, from the coding sequence ATGAGAATATTAATTGTTGAAGATGAGATAGAATTATTGCAAGATATTGCCAAGGGTCTTTCCCTCAAAGGCTATGCGGTGGATCGGGCGGTCAACGGGAAGATCGGTTATCAGATGGCGGTCGATGAGGAATACGACGTCATCGTGCTCGATTTGAATCTGCCCGAAATGGACGGCCTTTCCGTCTTGAGAGAGCTTCAGAAAGAGAACCGCCAGGCAAAGGTGCTGATCCTGTCCGCCAATTCGGAGCTGGACAGCAAGCTGTCGGGCTTTGAGCTCGGGGCCAGCGATTATCTGACAAAGCCGTTTCACTTTGCTGAACTCGAGGCGCGTATCCGCGTTCTGCTGAATCGAGAGTTCGTACAACAGCCCAGCTGCCTCACGTATAAAGAGATCTCCCTCAACACCATGAGCCGGGCTGCCGAAATCGACGGGAGGCCTGTCGACCTTACGGCGAAAGAGCTTTCGATCCTGGAGTACTTTCTCCTGAACCAAGGTCGCCTGATTACGCAACAGGAGCTCATCGATCACGTCTGGAACGGAGACGCAGACCCTTTTAGCAACTCCGTCCGGGTTCATTTGTCCGCTTTGCGCAAGAAGCTGAAAGCCGTCCTGGGGCACGATCCCATCCAGACGAAAATAGGGGAGGGGTATCGCCTGTGCTGA
- a CDS encoding HAMP domain-containing histidine kinase → MLKKMPLRLRFTLVASLFLLVSCVTLTLLSNMSAAGMMEAATVLPAASAGSPPMAQSEPVHQSGEPYYHIFQQQTVIATILIVLVGSVATYFAAGYVLKPIRTLSSEVQRRNIDNLGEPIALPQSADEIRQLTMSFNQMMADLRHAYLLQKEFSVNAAHELRTPLTVMRAKLDVFALSKDVSPETQEMLGAMSLQLERLSKLIEDLLLFGRDLPLEKVAPVPLGPLLCDVAEELSDLAGEKGIRIRIEETDCLVFGQDNLLERVFYNLLENAVKYSPSQTQVTVAVQKERDSILVRIADQGEGIPESCRDAVFEPFFRVDKSRSRAIGGSGLGLAVCKKILERHHAQISVLPNHPNGSVFEVAFPS, encoded by the coding sequence GTGCTGAAGAAGATGCCGCTTCGCCTTCGCTTTACGCTGGTTGCCAGCCTTTTTCTCCTGGTTTCCTGCGTTACCCTAACGCTGCTTTCTAACATGTCGGCCGCGGGCATGATGGAAGCGGCTACGGTGCTGCCTGCCGCTTCGGCGGGTTCGCCGCCAATGGCTCAGTCGGAACCCGTTCATCAATCGGGCGAGCCGTATTACCATATCTTTCAGCAGCAGACGGTGATCGCCACCATCCTTATCGTGCTCGTTGGAAGCGTTGCCACGTATTTTGCGGCAGGCTATGTGCTCAAGCCGATTCGGACGCTATCCAGCGAAGTGCAGCGACGCAATATCGATAACCTGGGGGAACCGATTGCTCTGCCTCAGAGCGCGGATGAAATCAGGCAGCTCACCATGTCTTTTAACCAGATGATGGCTGACCTGCGACACGCGTATCTCCTGCAGAAGGAGTTTTCCGTCAACGCCGCCCATGAGCTGCGGACGCCCCTGACTGTCATGCGGGCAAAGCTCGACGTCTTCGCCCTGTCCAAAGACGTCAGCCCCGAAACGCAGGAGATGCTGGGCGCCATGAGTCTTCAGTTGGAACGGTTATCCAAGCTGATCGAGGACCTGCTCTTGTTCGGTAGGGACCTGCCGCTGGAAAAGGTGGCGCCCGTACCCCTAGGGCCCCTGCTCTGCGATGTTGCGGAGGAGCTTTCCGACTTGGCGGGGGAGAAGGGGATACGCATCCGCATCGAGGAGACGGACTGCCTTGTCTTTGGACAGGACAACCTGCTGGAGCGGGTCTTTTACAACCTGCTGGAAAATGCCGTGAAATATAGCCCCTCCCAGACGCAGGTCACGGTGGCAGTCCAAAAGGAGCGCGATTCTATTCTGGTGCGCATCGCGGATCAGGGCGAGGGCATTCCGGAGTCTTGCCGCGACGCGGTGTTCGAGCCCTTCTTTCGGGTGGATAAATCCAGGAGCCGGGCAATCGGGGGGAGCGGTTTGGGGCTCGCCGTATGCAAAAAGATATTGGAACGACACC